The genomic window CAATCCGAGCGCTCGTGCGGTATGCGTGATGTTCCCGTGGTTCTCCTCCAGCTTCCGCAGGATAAAATCCCGCTCATAGGCCTTGCGCGCTGTCTCCAGGGAAGAAGGGGCGGGGGGAGTTTCTTCTGACGCCGCTCCTTCGCGCAGCAAGGCGGCCGGCAAATGGCGAAGTTCGATCCGCACCGCCGAGGTCATGATCACAACGCGCTCCATCATATTTTTCAGTTCCCGGACGTTTCCCGGCCAGGAATGTTTCACCAGGGCGTCAATCGCGTCGTTGGTGAGAATTCTTTCCTTTCGACCGTATTCCCGTGAAAACTCCTGGACGAAATAGCGGGCCAGCACCGGGATATCCTCGACGCGCTCGCGCAAGGCAGGCACGTAAAACGGGATCACGTTCAGCCGATAAAACAGATCCTCCCGAAAATTTCCCTTGGCAATCTCGTCGTCGATGATTTTGTTGGTGGCGGCGATCACCCGGACATCCACCTCCGTCGGCTCGCTGCCGCCGACGCGCTCGAAGCGCTGGGTCTCCAACACCCGGAGCACCTTGGCCTGAGTCTTCAAGCTCATGTCGCCGATCTCATCCAGGAAGACGGTGCCGCGGTCCGCCTTGGCGAACTTCCCGATCTTGTCTTCCGTGGCGCCGGTAAACGCCCCCTTGACATGGCCGAACAGCTCACTCTCGATCAGTTCCTCGGGGATCGCCGCGCAGTTCACCTCGACGAAGGGGTCGTTGGAGCGGAGGGACTGTTGATGCAGGGCATGGGCGATCAATTCCTTGCCTGTCCCGCTTTCCCCATAAATGAGCACGCGGCCGTTGGTAGGAGCGGCAAGCGCGAGCTGCTGGCGGAGCGCTCGCATGGGCACGCTGTCGCCGATAATCACATATTTTCTCTTGAGTTCACTGCGCAGCGCCTCGTTCTGCTCGGCCAGGTGGCGTTGCTCCAGGGCGTGCCGCAGCACCAGCATCAGTTTGTCGATCGAGAGGGGCTTTTCGATGAAATCAAACGCTCCCAGCTTGGTGCATTTGACTGCGGTCTCGATGTTGCCGTGGCCCGAAATCATCACCACGGTGGGGGGATGGTTTTCCTGCTTGATGAGGCGCAATGTTTCCAGCCCGTCGATGCCCGGCATCCAGACGTCGAGCAGCACCAGATCGTACTCCTTCTTCTGGATGGCCTCGAGACACGCCTCGCCGTTGGCGACCGCATCGGCCTTGAAGCCCTCGTCCTCCAGGACGCCCTTGAGGGAGCCTCGAATGTTCTTTTCGTCGTCCACGATCAGGATGGTGTTCCTCAAGCGACCCCCCTGGATGACCGGATCACCGGCCCGGGAACTTCTCCGCCCGGTCTTGATCCTCTCCTTGAATTGCCGGCCGGTGTTCTTCAGGAGCTGAGGACGGGCAATTCGATGATGAAGCGAGTGCCGTGTGGAGGATTCTCTTCCACCCGGATAATGCCATTGTGATCGGCGACGATGCGATTGACGATGGCCAGCCCCAGCCCCGTGCCCCGCTTCCGGGTTGAAAAATAGGGGAGGAAAAGCTTGTCCTTGTCCTGGGGGCGCACGCCATGGCCGGAATCCTCCACCGCCACTTCCACGGTCTCGCGCCGCTCATCAAATCGTGTCTGAAACCTTAAATGTTTCTCGGGCACATCGGCCATGGCTTCCACGGCATTGTCAATCAGATTGATCAGCACCCGTTTGAACTGCTCCGGGTCCACCTTGACATTGGGCAGTCCATCGCGGAAATGCTTTTCGATGGCGATATCCTTCAGGCGTCCATCGTAGGTCGCGAGGGTCTGCTCAATGATCCGATTCAAGTTGCTCGGGACGGGATCGGCGGAGGGGAGCCTTGCAAAGCGCGAAAACTCATCGACCAGGTTCTTCAGCGCGGAAACTTCCTGCGTGATGGTGGAGGCGCATTCCGCAATCAGCTGGCCCAGCGGCCCCGTGATCCGGTTGGCATTGGCGACGCTGCCCGGAGGATCCTGGGCGCGCGTCAGGTTCTTTAGGATCCGTTCGGCGCTCAGATGGATCGGCGTCAAAGGGTTCTTAATCTCGTGAGCCATACGCCGCGCCACCTCGCGCCAGGCCGCGCTCTTCTGGGCCTTCAGCAACTCCGTCAGGTCTTCGACGACGAGGATAAAACCGAGATCCTGATTGCTGCCCTCGCGCAGGGCACAGGCCGTGATGGCGCAGTAGAGACTCCTCTCCCCGCCGATTGAGAGAGTGATCTCGCGGCTGGCAATGGAAAGCACCCGGGCCCGCCCGAGGATCTGCTCCAACAGGGGAGTGACGGTGGGACCAAACACATCCAGGAGCGAGCACACCGGTCCCACTTCAGAATTCAGCATCCGCTGGGCGGCGCCATTCAACTGCGTCACCCGAAAATCATTCGTCAATGAGATCACCCCGGTCGGAATCGACTCCACCACGGTTTCGATGTAATGCCGCCGGGCTTCCAACTCGCGATTCGCCTGTTCGAGGGCTTCGGTCGATCTTTGAATGGTCCGATTCTTTTCGTGAAGCTGCTGCGTCATGGCATTGAAGGAATCGACCAGAAGCTTGATTTCGTCCTGGGCTTCCACCGAAACGCGGTAGTCCAGATCGCCGGAGGCCACGGCCTGGGTCGCTTCCGCGAGGGCCTGGATGGGCACGGTGATGCGCTTGGAAAGGTAGATGGCTATCCACGAGGCGCTGAAAAGGATGGAGAGGGTAATTAAGAGGAGCGTGAGGACCTTGACCTTCTTGAAGGTCTTGATGTCGCGGGCCAGCGCCGAGTACTTGGCCCGCTCGGTATTGATCTGCTCGATCTTTTCCTGCAGGTTGGAGGGGTAAAAATTGAGCGCGGACACCGAGGCGACCAGATGCAATCGCTCATCAAAAATGCCGGTACCCGCCAGGGAGAAAGGCCGGCCGTTGATCTGGCCTTCGCGTGAAATCTCGGCGGTCTCCTTGAGGGCAGCCGCCGCCTGGGTGAACTCCTGTCCCATGGGACGTGTCCATTGCTCCGCCGAAGGCAAATGGTAGAGCAGGATCCCTTTTCCATCCCGGTCGTAGAGGGCAACACCCTCCACCTGGAACTCCTGCGCCGATTGCCCGATAAAGGCCTGGAGCTTGGTGGTGTCGTGCGACCTGAGAGCAGCGATAACCACGGGAGAGCTCGCCAGCTGCTTGACGTAGAAATAGGTCTGGGTCGCGAAAACCCCTTGATACTGGGCGACGATGTCGCGGGCGCTGTCGAGAACCGTGTCGACCGGGACACTGAACCACTTGTCCAGGCTGCGATTGATGAGCCCATAAGCGAAGATGAATAGGAAAATGGCCGGGATAAACGCCAGTCCCAGGAAGGCGCCGAGCAACTTGGTCTTGAACTTGGAGCCAAGCTTCACGGATCGCCGCTCCACATAGATCTTGATGAGATACCGGGAAAGGATCAGGGAGAACACGATCAGGGCCACAACAATGAGCGTCGTGAGCGCAAAGAGCACCACCGTCTGAGACGGGTCGGAGGGGGACAGAAACTTCGAGATATTGAATGCCGCCTCGATGAATACAATGGCGACCAGGATGAGGATCAGAGCGGCGATCCCCGCCAGGGCCCATATCTTCTTTGTTCTCGGGGTCATGTCAAATTACCGGGGTCTTGAATCATCGGTGGCCCCCCTCCGGTTTCGGGCCTTCGGGTAACAGGGGCTGCAATGGGCATTGCGAACATCGCGGCTCCTTCCGCTTACAATAGTTTTTCCCGACATTTACGAGCAGGGCATGATACTGGTTAAAAAGCGACTCATCACGCGGAAGCTGAGAATCGAATGAACCCTGGATTTTCCCGTAGGCCGCCTTCTCGTCGGCCCAGCCGTGACGCGAAAGAATTCTCCGTGTGTAGGCATCAACGACAAACACCGGGCGCTGTGCAGCATAAAGCAGAATTGAATCAACCGTCTCCGGCCCCAGACCCTCGATTGCGAGCAATTCCTCCCGCAGGGTTTCCGTCGGCTCCTGGAACATCCTGTCCAGTGTCCCATAGCGGGACAGGTAAGAAAGGAAATTCTTCAGTCGCCGGGCCTTCTGATTAAAATAGCCCGACGAGCGAATGTGAGCGGCGAGTTCTCGAAGCCCGACCCGGGAAAGGGTCATGGGGGTCAGCAGTCCCTCGCGCTTCAGGTTCCCGATCGCCTTCTCGACATTCGTCCAGGCGGTTGACTGAGTCAATATCGCCCCGACAATCACTTCAAATGGAGAATCTCCCGGCCACCAATGTTGCGGCCCCAGCACCTTATCCAGAAGTTGGAACGCCTCAAGCAAAGGCCGGTCGGTTTTCTTTCTGCTTCCTGGTCTCCGAATTCCGTCACCTCCATCAGGTTGTCCGTAGGTCTCGACTGTTGCAATTCAACCACACTGCTCTGCTCACTCTATCGCGACAGGAGAAAGGGAGTCAAGACAAGGAAGCCTGAGGTGTCCGGATGTGGACAATGCACCTCCTGAAAGGCCTTGACTTTGCATGCGTGATTCACTATGTTACGCAAGCAGGCAAAGGAGTCAGTGTCGGTAACAGCGGCTAATATTGAGTTTTTTGGAGGTTGGGTCAAAATCTGCCTTGGACGATTCAGGAGGTTACCCCAAAGGATCGAGGTGATTGTCGAGGCCAGGGTTATGTTTCCATCCCTCTCGGTAAGAGAGTCTTTTCGGCCATCGAGTATTGGTTTCATTGACCCACACTTGGTCCCCCGACCTTAAGATCCTTCGATTGGCCCGAGCGGAGGGAGTTGTCCGTTCCCTCGTCAAGCCTCAAAGAAATTCATGGATTCTGTCACTTTTGCCTCAGAGTGGCGCAAGGGCTGGTGGAGAAGACCCGGGCCCCATCATCAAAATTCACTCGGGACATGGCCGCCGGCATTTTCTCTTGAAACATTCGTTAAGGATCTCCCCATTATTTGTGTTGAGTGACGTTGATATTTGCGAAAGAGCATTCCTGGAGGGGTGTTTGTGTCGGTAAGAGAAGGCATGGCGTCAAAACTGGGTGATCTTCTCGTCAGCGAGAATCTGATTACCACGACACAACTGGACGAAGCGGTTGAGCTGCAGCGCCGTTCGGGCAATCGATTGGCCCAATGCCTTGTGAAGTTGGGCTACGTCAACGACGAGGATATTGCAAAAGTCCTCTCCCGTCGTTACGGGGTTCCATCCATCAATCTCTCCTATTTCGAAATTGACACTACCGTCATCAATTTAATCCCCCGCGAGACCGCCCAGAAATACCATTTGCTCCCCCTGAGCCGGGTCGGATCGGTGCTCACGATTGCGATGCTCGATCCCACCAATGTAACGGCTCTCGACGACATCAAGTTCATGACGGGCTTTAACATCGAACCCGTCGTGGCGTCAGAGTCATCGATTACGGAGGCCATCGAGAAGTACTACGGATCGCCGCACGCCATCGAACTCAAGAAGGTGATGGAATCGATCAGCGGTGCAGGCGACGGGGAAATCATCGCCGGCGAAATCGATGCGGATGTGGAGCTTCAGACAGGTGCCGAAGAGCAGGTTGACCTCGCCGAGCTGGAGCGCGCGGCCGAGGAGGCTCCCGTCGTAAAGCTCGTGAATCTCATCCTGGTGGACGCCCTTCGGCGGGGGGCATCCGATATTCATCTCGAACCGTACGAAAAAGAATACCGGGTGCGGTTCCGCATGGACGGCGTTCTTTATAACATCATGACGCCTCCCCTGAAACTCAGGGATGCCATCATCTCCCGATTGAAGATCATGGCAAAGCTCGATATTTCGGAAAAACGACTGCCCCAGGACGGCCGCATCCTGATGAAGATGAGGCATCAGGGGAAACGCAAGGAACTCGATTTCCGCGTTTCCGTCCTGCCGACCTTATACGGCGAAAAAGTGGTTCTCCGTCTGTTGGACAAGGAGAACTTGATGCTCGATATGACCCGGCTGGGTTTTGAGTCGGAGTCGCTGGTTAAATTCGAGCAGGCCATCTTGAAACCTTACGGGATGGTGTTGGTGACGGGTCCCACCGGCAGCGGCAAGACCAACACGCTTTATTCGGCCATCTCGCGCCTGAACACGCCCGAAACCAACATTATGACAGCGGAAGATCCCGTTGAGTTCCAGTTGCAGGGCATCAACCAGGTCCAGATGAAAGAACAGATCGGCCTGAATTTCGCGGCCGCCTTGCGCGCTTTCCTCCGCCAGGATCCCAATATTATTCTGGTCGGTGAAATTCGTGATTTCGAAACGGCGGAGATCGCCATCAAAGCCGCTTTGACCGGTCACCTGGTCCTGTCCACGTTGCATACCAACGATGCCCCCTCAACGATTTCGCGTTTGATGAACATGGGAATCGAACCTTTCCTGGTAGCAACGTCAGTCCATTTGATCGCCGCCCAGCGCCTGGTGCGCCGGATTTGCAAGGCCTGTAAAGAAGAGATTCCCACGCCGCAGAAAGTGCTGGTCGAAGCCGGATTTTCCCCCGAGGAAGCTAAGAAACTG from Terriglobia bacterium includes these protein-coding regions:
- a CDS encoding sigma-54 dependent transcriptional regulator, producing MRNTILIVDDEKNIRGSLKGVLEDEGFKADAVANGEACLEAIQKKEYDLVLLDVWMPGIDGLETLRLIKQENHPPTVVMISGHGNIETAVKCTKLGAFDFIEKPLSIDKLMLVLRHALEQRHLAEQNEALRSELKRKYVIIGDSVPMRALRQQLALAAPTNGRVLIYGESGTGKELIAHALHQQSLRSNDPFVEVNCAAIPEELIESELFGHVKGAFTGATEDKIGKFAKADRGTVFLDEIGDMSLKTQAKVLRVLETQRFERVGGSEPTEVDVRVIAATNKIIDDEIAKGNFREDLFYRLNVIPFYVPALRERVEDIPVLARYFVQEFSREYGRKERILTNDAIDALVKHSWPGNVRELKNMMERVVIMTSAVRIELRHLPAALLREGAASEETPPAPSSLETARKAYERDFILRKLEENHGNITHTARALGLERSHLYRKMKALQIRP
- a CDS encoding HAMP domain-containing protein, with translation MTPRTKKIWALAGIAALILILVAIVFIEAAFNISKFLSPSDPSQTVVLFALTTLIVVALIVFSLILSRYLIKIYVERRSVKLGSKFKTKLLGAFLGLAFIPAIFLFIFAYGLINRSLDKWFSVPVDTVLDSARDIVAQYQGVFATQTYFYVKQLASSPVVIAALRSHDTTKLQAFIGQSAQEFQVEGVALYDRDGKGILLYHLPSAEQWTRPMGQEFTQAAAALKETAEISREGQINGRPFSLAGTGIFDERLHLVASVSALNFYPSNLQEKIEQINTERAKYSALARDIKTFKKVKVLTLLLITLSILFSASWIAIYLSKRITVPIQALAEATQAVASGDLDYRVSVEAQDEIKLLVDSFNAMTQQLHEKNRTIQRSTEALEQANRELEARRHYIETVVESIPTGVISLTNDFRVTQLNGAAQRMLNSEVGPVCSLLDVFGPTVTPLLEQILGRARVLSIASREITLSIGGERSLYCAITACALREGSNQDLGFILVVEDLTELLKAQKSAAWREVARRMAHEIKNPLTPIHLSAERILKNLTRAQDPPGSVANANRITGPLGQLIAECASTITQEVSALKNLVDEFSRFARLPSADPVPSNLNRIIEQTLATYDGRLKDIAIEKHFRDGLPNVKVDPEQFKRVLINLIDNAVEAMADVPEKHLRFQTRFDERRETVEVAVEDSGHGVRPQDKDKLFLPYFSTRKRGTGLGLAIVNRIVADHNGIIRVEENPPHGTRFIIELPVLSS
- a CDS encoding endonuclease III domain-containing protein, which encodes MLEAFQLLDKVLGPQHWWPGDSPFEVIVGAILTQSTAWTNVEKAIGNLKREGLLTPMTLSRVGLRELAAHIRSSGYFNQKARRLKNFLSYLSRYGTLDRMFQEPTETLREELLAIEGLGPETVDSILLYAAQRPVFVVDAYTRRILSRHGWADEKAAYGKIQGSFDSQLPRDESLFNQYHALLVNVGKNYCKRKEPRCSQCPLQPLLPEGPKPEGGHR
- the pilB gene encoding type IV-A pilus assembly ATPase PilB, with the translated sequence MASKLGDLLVSENLITTTQLDEAVELQRRSGNRLAQCLVKLGYVNDEDIAKVLSRRYGVPSINLSYFEIDTTVINLIPRETAQKYHLLPLSRVGSVLTIAMLDPTNVTALDDIKFMTGFNIEPVVASESSITEAIEKYYGSPHAIELKKVMESISGAGDGEIIAGEIDADVELQTGAEEQVDLAELERAAEEAPVVKLVNLILVDALRRGASDIHLEPYEKEYRVRFRMDGVLYNIMTPPLKLRDAIISRLKIMAKLDISEKRLPQDGRILMKMRHQGKRKELDFRVSVLPTLYGEKVVLRLLDKENLMLDMTRLGFESESLVKFEQAILKPYGMVLVTGPTGSGKTNTLYSAISRLNTPETNIMTAEDPVEFQLQGINQVQMKEQIGLNFAAALRAFLRQDPNIILVGEIRDFETAEIAIKAALTGHLVLSTLHTNDAPSTISRLMNMGIEPFLVATSVHLIAAQRLVRRICKACKEEIPTPQKVLVEAGFSPEEAKKLKLYKGKGCPLCNGTGYKGRVGLYEVMEITDEIRELVLVGASALELRKKSIENGMISLRGSGLRKIRDGVTTLEEALRETVL